From a single Glycine soja cultivar W05 chromosome 19, ASM419377v2, whole genome shotgun sequence genomic region:
- the LOC114398249 gene encoding nitrogen regulatory protein P-II homolog: protein MTAIAGTHVFGVVSFQLKQAEMPFACSCLIRKRIGDSPQRNVALRRRVNGTILPQIRAQNLPDYVPKSEFYKVEAILRPWRVPQVSAALLKMGIRGVTVSDVRGFGAQGGSKERQGGSEFSEDNFVAKVKMEVVVRKDQVEAVIDKIIEEARTGEIGDGKIFLIPISDVIRIRTGERGEQAARMTGGRSDMLSAV from the exons ATGACTGCGATCGCGGGAACGCACGTTTTTGGTGTTGTGAGTTTTCAGCTCAAACAAGCTGAAATGCCTTTTGCATGTTCTTGCTTAATCCGCAAGCGTATTGGAGATTCTCCTCAGCGCAATGTGGCTCTAAGACGCAGAGTAAATGGAACAATTCTTCCCCAAATCAGAGCCCAGAATCTTCCAG ATTATGTTCCAAAATCCGAGTTTTACAAAGTAGAAGCGATTCTCAG GCCATGGCGAGTTCCCCAGGTTTCTGCG GCTTTGTTGAAAATGGGAATTCGTGGTGTCACTGTATCTGATGTCAGGGGCTTTGGTGCTCAGGGTGGTTCAAAAGAGAGGCAGGGAG GCTCCGAATTTTcagaagacaattttgttgCCAAAGTTAAAATGGAAGTAGTGGTGAGAAAGGACCAG GTTGAGGCAGTTATTGACAAAATTATTGAGGAGGCAAGAACTGGGGAGATTGGTGATGGCAAAATTTTCT TGATCCCCATCTCAGATGTTATAAGAATTCGGACAG GTGAACGTGGGGAGCAGGCAGCTAGGATGACTGGGGGCCGAAGTGACATGTTATCTGCTGTATGA